The Brasilonema sennae CENA114 genome includes a region encoding these proteins:
- a CDS encoding EamA family transporter, whose protein sequence is MGRYERRPDNPREKGDPYGTAETALRAVTEELQILQRNLLRSLQEDTKRLQAEKDRLTQDIRRLEEEKEHLQQAYQINEQQTLIRQLSQVLANHISTQLQSSLETLATQAMERVSQPVGSSEFTQTTSRSTSEANEYAQKLLGSLDDTLTITFNSLQQELKNYQGGLSQQLSRMIVQQREGEAILIELVNSLRRELEQTPQNSTIAAVPPPEIEQILQQQQLTSEEVPTKLQREIPPETTVLPRSLPQEETPAWNSLSQSIVSPSETTQSPPVSEEPTPVASPRRSETTQSRQVLEEPTPVASPRRAVLEPETSPPPEPQLTPRQRGISSLQITGIMLLALSTVATALYNVAIKVIFLPGSQILGVFDAQRLISPNLGNSLFILMLRMLVVLPLMLLLAPMLHSRVWQDLQYLGDSVRGNSSNPSTKRVLILSIVSGCFLFLSQVLIYLAIGQIPTGMAIALFFVYPIINGLVSWFLFRDRLTLFSSGAIAVIGMGELFVLGSSNSSVIGNTRIGSIAAIAAGGAFAVYLLVSRMCAAKVHPVSLTLINFATMLLLSVFGLILPLPTSWNLQLNRGYLLELVLCAFLLGVLTLFSYLFNNFGIRKIGASRSAIIGASIPALTVIFAGLILQETLQLEQVLGVLLVSFGAGALCFEKIRRTKPFHQSS, encoded by the coding sequence ATGGGGCGATACGAAAGGCGACCAGATAACCCACGAGAAAAAGGCGATCCATATGGGACAGCAGAAACTGCTTTACGAGCTGTCACTGAGGAATTGCAAATCCTCCAACGGAATTTGCTTAGATCCTTACAGGAAGATACCAAGCGGTTGCAAGCAGAAAAAGACCGCTTAACTCAAGACATTAGACGGCTGGAAGAGGAAAAAGAACATCTTCAACAGGCGTATCAAATTAATGAGCAGCAAACGTTGATTCGTCAATTGTCACAAGTATTAGCTAATCATATATCAACGCAGCTGCAATCTTCTTTGGAAACTTTAGCTACCCAAGCTATGGAGCGTGTTTCCCAACCAGTGGGAAGTTCTGAATTCACACAAACCACAAGTCGCTCCACAAGTGAAGCAAATGAGTATGCCCAAAAACTTCTGGGTTCTTTGGATGACACCCTCACTATTACCTTTAACTCACTGCAGCAGGAGTTGAAAAACTATCAAGGCGGTCTTTCTCAACAGTTATCCCGAATGATAGTCCAACAAAGGGAAGGCGAAGCAATTTTAATAGAATTAGTGAATTCTCTGCGTAGAGAACTGGAACAAACACCACAAAATTCTACAATTGCAGCAGTTCCCCCTCCTGAGATTGAACAAATTCTACAACAGCAACAGCTGACTTCTGAGGAAGTACCAACAAAGTTGCAAAGAGAAATTCCTCCAGAAACTACAGTTTTACCTAGGAGTTTACCCCAGGAAGAAACCCCTGCTTGGAATTCTCTTTCCCAAAGTATAGTCTCGCCAAGCGAAACAACTCAGTCTCCTCCTGTGTCAGAAGAACCAACTCCGGTAGCATCTCCAAGACGCAGCGAAACAACTCAGTCTCGACAGGTGTTAGAAGAACCAACTCCGGTAGCATCTCCAAGACGCGCCGTTTTAGAGCCAGAAACATCTCCTCCACCAGAACCACAACTCACACCAAGGCAGAGGGGAATTTCTTCTTTACAAATCACAGGAATTATGCTGCTAGCATTGTCAACAGTCGCAACAGCGCTGTACAACGTAGCTATTAAGGTAATTTTCCTGCCTGGCTCCCAAATTTTGGGTGTGTTTGATGCACAACGCCTGATATCACCAAATTTGGGTAATTCACTTTTCATTTTGATGCTCAGGATGCTGGTGGTTCTACCGCTAATGTTGCTTTTGGCTCCCATGCTACATTCACGAGTATGGCAAGATCTGCAATACCTGGGTGACTCAGTTCGAGGGAACTCCAGTAATCCGAGTACAAAACGAGTGTTGATACTGTCAATTGTCAGTGGATGCTTTTTGTTTCTCTCTCAGGTACTCATCTACCTTGCTATCGGTCAAATTCCGACTGGGATGGCGATCGCACTTTTCTTTGTCTATCCAATTATCAACGGACTGGTGTCATGGTTTTTGTTCCGCGATCGCCTAACTTTATTTAGTTCTGGCGCTATAGCTGTTATTGGCATGGGTGAATTATTCGTTTTAGGAAGTTCTAACAGTAGTGTCATTGGTAATACTCGTATCGGCAGCATTGCAGCAATTGCTGCAGGAGGTGCTTTTGCTGTGTACCTCCTAGTTTCCCGCATGTGTGCAGCTAAAGTGCATCCAGTGTCTCTTACGTTAATTAACTTTGCTACGATGTTGCTGTTGTCTGTCTTCGGTTTGATACTGCCTTTACCCACAAGTTGGAACTTGCAACTAAACCGTGGTTACCTGCTAGAACTTGTTTTATGTGCTTTCCTATTGGGTGTACTAACGCTCTTCAGCTATTTGTTCAATAATTTTGGAATTCGTAAAATTGGTGCCTCACGCTCAGCAATTATCGGTGCCAGTATCCCTGCTCTAACGGTCATTTTTGCTGGGTTGATTCTTCAGGAAACCTTGCAACTTGAGCAAGTTTTGGGAGTGCTGCTGGTTAGCTTTGGAGCAGGAGCTCTGTGTTTTGAGAAAATCCGCAGGACTAAGCCTTTTCATCAGTCTTCGTAG
- a CDS encoding sulfatase has product MNKRKLPAIGRRQFVGTALASTVLTLGGSSVFSAVAAKRKRPNILFILTDDLGWGDIGIYGKTYQTPNLDQLAREGTRFTNAYAAQTVCTPTRIGFFTGRYPARLPVGLQEPLAGGETVGLPPEHPTIASLLKANGYQTALVGKWHTGFLPDYGPLKSGFDEFFGNYSGAIDYFTHKDGSGKLDFYEGEVPVEKPGYATDLYTERAVEFLKRPRNQPFYLSLHYNAPHWPWEGPNDEELSRTFYNSNAFTAGGSKETYAAILKSLDDGVGKVLQALKESGQADNTIVIFVSDNGGERYSDIGPFQGRKGGLYEGGIRVPTLIRWPGVIQPNQVNSQVLITFDLTATILTATGTSPDPNYPLDGRNLLPVLLGKKPVSPRTLFWRYKSNIAGRPSGTLQAAVRSGDWKYLRQGENEYLFNLANDEGEQTDLKDNNPKVLQRLRDRFEEWNEQVLPYPA; this is encoded by the coding sequence ATGAATAAACGCAAACTACCAGCAATTGGTCGTCGTCAGTTTGTGGGGACTGCACTTGCCAGCACAGTCTTGACATTAGGAGGCTCAAGTGTGTTTTCTGCTGTCGCTGCCAAACGAAAGCGTCCGAACATACTGTTCATTTTGACGGATGACTTGGGCTGGGGCGACATTGGTATTTATGGAAAAACCTATCAGACGCCAAATTTAGACCAGTTGGCAAGGGAAGGTACACGCTTCACCAATGCCTATGCAGCGCAAACTGTTTGCACGCCAACACGGATCGGCTTTTTTACAGGTCGTTATCCAGCGCGATTGCCAGTTGGTCTTCAAGAACCTTTAGCTGGAGGCGAGACTGTAGGATTACCGCCGGAACACCCAACAATCGCTTCCCTTTTAAAAGCCAATGGTTACCAGACAGCATTGGTTGGTAAATGGCACACTGGCTTTCTTCCCGATTACGGTCCACTTAAGAGTGGTTTTGATGAGTTTTTTGGAAATTATAGTGGGGCGATCGACTACTTTACCCACAAAGATGGAAGTGGAAAACTTGACTTCTATGAAGGTGAGGTGCCTGTAGAAAAACCTGGTTATGCTACAGACTTGTATACTGAGCGTGCTGTTGAATTCCTCAAAAGACCCCGCAATCAACCGTTTTACCTAAGCCTTCATTACAATGCGCCCCATTGGCCTTGGGAAGGACCAAATGATGAAGAGTTGAGTCGAACTTTCTACAATTCAAATGCTTTCACTGCCGGAGGGTCAAAAGAAACTTACGCTGCAATCCTAAAAAGTCTAGACGACGGAGTTGGTAAAGTCTTGCAAGCTTTAAAGGAGTCTGGGCAGGCTGATAACACCATAGTTATTTTTGTCAGTGATAACGGGGGTGAGAGGTACTCTGATATTGGACCTTTTCAAGGGAGAAAGGGTGGTTTGTATGAAGGTGGTATACGAGTTCCCACTTTAATCCGGTGGCCGGGAGTGATTCAACCCAACCAAGTGAACAGCCAAGTTCTTATCACGTTTGACTTGACAGCAACAATTCTGACAGCAACAGGTACTTCACCCGACCCCAACTATCCACTTGATGGTCGGAATTTGCTCCCTGTCCTTCTGGGTAAAAAACCTGTTTCCCCTCGAACGCTGTTCTGGCGCTACAAATCCAATATCGCTGGGCGTCCTTCAGGGACTCTTCAAGCAGCAGTCCGAAGCGGGGATTGGAAGTACTTGCGCCAGGGAGAGAACGAATATCTGTTTAATCTTGCCAATGACGAAGGCGAACAAACTGACCTCAAAGATAACAATCCTAAAGTGTTGCAGCGGTTGCGCGATCGCTTTGAGGAATGGAACGAACAAGTTCTGCCTTACCCAGCTTAA
- a CDS encoding formylglycine-generating enzyme family protein, whose product MQERTVHQEVSSGKSDRQIAIKRPGKAPDKDIVWIPGGAFVMGSDHHYPEESPAHLVRVDGFWMDRYGVTNKQFQRFVKATGYVTVAERPPKPEDYPGAIPELLVPGSAVFQQPKHPVNLQTCSWWVYVPGANWRHPAGPGSSIKGRENYPVVHIAYEDAEAYAAWAGKLLPTEAQWEFAARGGLEGAVYSWGNEFAPKGKRMANTWSGEFPWQNLKRRSPGPESVGSYPANGYGLYDMIGNVWEWTTDWYRDSHPENKTKSCCIPVNPRGGTQQESFDPNTPSQIPRKVLKGGSFLCAPNYCQRYRPAARHPETVDTSTCHIGFRCIVNV is encoded by the coding sequence ATGCAGGAACGTACAGTACATCAAGAGGTTTCATCTGGTAAATCTGACAGGCAAATCGCGATTAAGCGTCCTGGTAAAGCACCTGATAAAGATATCGTCTGGATACCAGGTGGCGCTTTTGTGATGGGGTCTGACCACCATTACCCAGAGGAAAGTCCAGCCCATCTTGTCCGTGTAGATGGCTTTTGGATGGATCGTTATGGTGTTACTAACAAGCAGTTTCAACGTTTTGTGAAAGCAACTGGTTACGTGACAGTAGCAGAACGTCCACCAAAGCCAGAAGATTATCCTGGAGCGATACCGGAACTTTTAGTACCAGGTTCGGCTGTATTTCAGCAGCCGAAACATCCAGTGAATTTACAAACTTGTAGCTGGTGGGTTTATGTACCAGGTGCAAACTGGCGACATCCAGCCGGACCTGGAAGTTCTATCAAAGGGCGAGAAAATTATCCTGTGGTACATATTGCCTATGAAGATGCTGAAGCTTACGCAGCTTGGGCTGGTAAATTGTTACCGACGGAAGCACAGTGGGAATTTGCGGCTCGCGGTGGGCTGGAGGGTGCTGTCTACTCCTGGGGAAATGAATTTGCTCCTAAAGGTAAGCGCATGGCTAACACTTGGTCCGGTGAGTTTCCTTGGCAAAACCTAAAGCGGCGCTCTCCTGGACCAGAATCTGTCGGCTCGTATCCTGCAAATGGTTATGGTTTGTACGATATGATCGGCAACGTTTGGGAGTGGACAACTGATTGGTATCGAGACTCTCACCCGGAAAATAAGACTAAATCTTGCTGTATTCCAGTCAACCCCAGAGGTGGAACCCAACAAGAGAGCTTTGATCCAAATACACCATCTCAAATACCTAGAAAGGTACTCAAAGGTGGTTCCTTTCTGTGTGCCCCTAACTACTGCCAGCGTTATCGACCAGCCGCACGTCATCCAGAAACAGTAGATACCTCAACTTGTCATATTGGATTTCGTTGTATAGTCAATGTGTGA
- a CDS encoding PD-(D/E)XK nuclease family protein, which translates to MSFDTQLLPRINAKSMRENGKQYYVDAQGNRFPSVTTILNATKPQEDRDRLLNWKARVGGEEATRITTGASRRGTQTHKQIERSLLGENPICPEASRPYWESIKPVLEEIDTVKLVEGSVFHYNMSYSGKVDCVASYKGIPCICEWKTADKPKGSIERLYEHPLQLTAYLGAVNQCYQEYSIDLNHALLVVAIPNTEAEVFWFEPEVMKDYWKQWEQRVAEYWKRRNSWSR; encoded by the coding sequence ATGTCCTTTGATACCCAACTGCTACCCCGCATCAATGCCAAATCAATGCGGGAAAATGGTAAACAATATTACGTGGATGCTCAGGGAAATCGCTTCCCTAGTGTGACGACAATACTTAACGCCACCAAACCGCAAGAAGACCGTGATCGGCTGTTAAATTGGAAAGCACGTGTTGGAGGTGAAGAAGCCACACGAATTACAACAGGAGCCAGTCGTCGAGGAACACAAACCCACAAACAAATTGAACGCTCTCTGCTGGGAGAAAACCCTATTTGTCCTGAAGCGAGTCGTCCTTATTGGGAAAGCATCAAACCTGTTTTAGAAGAAATTGATACAGTCAAACTTGTGGAAGGCTCAGTCTTTCACTACAACATGAGCTATTCCGGCAAAGTAGATTGTGTTGCAAGTTATAAAGGTATTCCCTGTATTTGCGAGTGGAAAACAGCAGATAAACCTAAAGGTTCAATTGAGCGTTTATATGAACATCCTCTGCAATTAACAGCTTACCTAGGAGCAGTTAATCAGTGTTATCAAGAGTATAGTATTGACCTAAATCATGCTTTATTGGTTGTAGCAATACCAAACACAGAAGCTGAGGTATTTTGGTTTGAGCCAGAAGTCATGAAAGATTACTGGAAGCAATGGGAACAACGAGTTGCTGAGTATTGGAAACGTAGAAACAGTTGGAGTCGCTAA
- the bla gene encoding class A beta-lactamase, whose product MDKKKKPRSTRSLNWLAGALYVFCLVSISPTKAGSLADTSTLQRNLEVVAKGSDGRVGICAEQIKSGVITCVNGDQRFSLQSVMKLVVAAAVMDAIDRGQMRLEDVVTVRKNDLSLYVQPIADLVAERGEVKTTVADLISGAVIESDSAATDLLFARVGGAEGIRTFLKTKRISGLSVDRDEKHLQTEIVGLIWRPEYVDANVLEKAIKAVPSGRRDASFAAYLKDKRDTATPRGMVSFLSALATGKLLSAKSTAHLLKVMQETVTFPDRLKAGVPEGWTLGHKTGTSLTWRGVTAVTNDVGILTAPDGGTISVAVFVAESRRSSKERAKVIAATAKTITSSYR is encoded by the coding sequence ATGGACAAAAAGAAGAAACCGCGAAGCACGCGATCGTTGAACTGGTTAGCAGGCGCTCTGTATGTTTTTTGCTTGGTGTCTATCTCCCCTACCAAGGCTGGATCACTAGCGGACACCTCTACCCTGCAACGGAACTTGGAAGTTGTTGCAAAGGGGTCTGATGGTCGGGTTGGAATCTGTGCAGAGCAGATAAAATCGGGCGTCATTACCTGCGTCAACGGTGACCAACGTTTCTCGCTTCAGAGTGTTATGAAGTTGGTCGTTGCTGCTGCCGTGATGGATGCAATTGATCGTGGCCAGATGCGTCTTGAGGATGTTGTAACTGTCCGCAAGAACGATCTAAGCCTTTATGTCCAGCCGATTGCCGATCTTGTTGCAGAACGTGGAGAAGTAAAGACAACTGTCGCCGATTTGATCTCTGGTGCAGTTATCGAGAGCGATAGTGCCGCGACAGATCTTCTTTTTGCGCGGGTTGGCGGTGCGGAAGGTATTAGGACGTTTTTGAAAACGAAGAGGATTTCAGGTCTTAGCGTGGATAGGGACGAGAAACACCTCCAAACTGAGATTGTCGGTTTGATTTGGCGGCCTGAGTATGTTGATGCAAATGTACTTGAGAAAGCGATAAAAGCTGTACCGTCCGGTCGTCGCGATGCGTCTTTTGCTGCGTACTTGAAAGACAAGCGTGATACGGCGACGCCACGAGGAATGGTGAGCTTTCTAAGTGCTCTTGCCACCGGGAAACTCCTTTCAGCCAAATCAACTGCGCATCTGTTAAAAGTGATGCAGGAAACCGTAACCTTTCCAGATCGCTTGAAAGCAGGGGTGCCGGAAGGCTGGACACTTGGCCATAAAACAGGAACTAGCCTTACCTGGAGGGGCGTTACTGCGGTGACCAATGATGTCGGAATACTAACCGCACCGGACGGCGGTACGATCTCAGTTGCTGTTTTTGTGGCAGAGTCACGGCGATCCTCAAAGGAGCGTGCAAAAGTCATCGCAGCGACAGCTAAAACGATTACGAGTTCTTATCGCTAA